Proteins found in one Kineosporia sp. NBRC 101731 genomic segment:
- the gabT gene encoding 4-aminobutyrate--2-oxoglutarate transaminase, whose translation MPDSTLSPTGATGGIAAQYSLPAVAQKRHLVTELPGPRSRELAARRDAAVASGVSSLMPVFAARAGGGIVVDVDGNHLIDLGSGIAVTTVGHAVPAVVAGVQQQIAQFSHTCFTITPYEGYVAVCEALNRLTPGDFEKRSALFNSGAEAVENAVKIARRATGRDTVVVFDHAYHGRTNLTMAMTAKNMPYKDGFGPFAGEVFRAPMSYPLRDPLGTDGAAAAARAISDIESQVGARRVACLVIEPILGEGGFIVPAPGFIPALAAWGTANDVVFVADEVQSGFARTGHFFACEHEGVVPDLVITAKGIAGGMPLSAVTGRASIMDAAHAGGIGGTYTGNPVSCAAALAAIASIEQDDLVNTGRRLGERLRSFLLDLQAKFPQIADVRGRGAMQAIELNVPGSATPDAGLAARVAKHCHQHGVITLTCGTYGNVIRLLPPVTITDDLLDDALAVLTEAFAEQVA comes from the coding sequence ATGCCCGACTCCACCCTCTCCCCGACCGGCGCGACCGGTGGGATCGCCGCGCAGTACAGCCTCCCGGCCGTCGCCCAGAAGCGCCACCTGGTCACCGAATTGCCCGGTCCCCGCTCCCGCGAGCTGGCGGCCCGGCGGGACGCGGCGGTGGCCTCGGGGGTCAGCAGCCTGATGCCGGTGTTCGCGGCCCGGGCCGGTGGCGGCATCGTGGTGGACGTCGACGGCAACCACCTCATCGACCTGGGTTCCGGCATCGCCGTCACCACGGTGGGCCACGCGGTGCCCGCCGTCGTCGCCGGCGTGCAGCAGCAGATCGCGCAGTTCAGTCACACCTGTTTCACCATCACCCCGTACGAGGGGTACGTGGCGGTCTGCGAGGCGCTCAACCGCCTGACTCCCGGTGACTTCGAAAAGCGTTCCGCACTGTTCAATTCCGGCGCCGAGGCGGTGGAGAACGCGGTGAAGATCGCGCGCCGCGCCACGGGCCGCGACACCGTGGTGGTGTTCGACCACGCCTACCACGGCCGCACCAATCTGACGATGGCGATGACCGCCAAGAACATGCCCTACAAGGACGGTTTCGGCCCGTTCGCCGGCGAGGTGTTCCGGGCGCCGATGTCCTACCCGCTGCGCGACCCGCTCGGTACCGACGGGGCCGCGGCCGCCGCCCGGGCGATCAGTGACATCGAGAGCCAGGTCGGCGCGAGGCGGGTGGCCTGCCTGGTGATCGAACCGATCCTGGGCGAGGGCGGATTTATCGTGCCCGCACCGGGTTTCATCCCGGCCCTGGCCGCCTGGGGCACGGCGAACGACGTGGTGTTCGTGGCCGACGAGGTGCAGTCCGGTTTCGCCCGCACCGGGCACTTCTTCGCCTGCGAGCACGAGGGCGTGGTGCCCGACCTGGTGATCACCGCCAAGGGCATCGCGGGCGGTATGCCGCTCTCAGCGGTCACGGGCCGGGCGTCGATCATGGACGCCGCCCACGCCGGCGGAATCGGTGGCACCTACACGGGCAATCCGGTGTCGTGCGCCGCCGCGCTCGCCGCGATCGCTTCCATCGAGCAGGACGATCTGGTGAACACCGGGCGCCGGCTGGGCGAGCGGCTGCGATCCTTCCTGCTGGACCTCCAGGCGAAGTTCCCACAGATTGCGGACGTCCGGGGGCGCGGAGCCATGCAGGCGATCGAACTGAACGTCCCCGGCTCGGCGACACCGGACGCGGGCCTGGCGGCCCGGGTCGCGAAGCATTGCCACCAGCACGGCGTGATCACCCTGACCTGCGGCACCTACGGCAACGTCATCCGCCTGCTACCGCCCGTCACGATCACCGACGACCTGCTCGACGACGCGCTCGCCGTGCTCACCGAGGCCTTCGCCGAACAGGTCGCCTGA
- the dxr gene encoding 1-deoxy-D-xylulose-5-phosphate reductoisomerase, producing MSERRDVVLLGSTGSIGTQAIDVVNRNPDLFRVVALAAGGGNLELLATQAAQLRVAVVAVGDASKRAALEDLLTHHAGAGHGIEVLAGPDAAAQVAARPGDVVLNGITGAIGLAPTLAALGAGSTLALANKESLIIGGELVTGAAAPGQIVPVDSEHSALAQALRGGTPEEVKRLVVTASGGPFRGRTRADLESVTPAQALKHPTWDMGPMVTTNSATLVNKGLEVIEAHLLFGIPFDRIDVVVHPQSIVHSMVEFTDGSTLAQCSPPDMRLPIALGMAWPHRVPGAIGGLDWTTASTWEFFPLDDEAFPGVRLARAAGEQAGTFPAVYNAANEECVWAFHDGRIGFNQILDVVGDVLADHAQEGDLTIEAVLAADTWARERARERMAKLT from the coding sequence ATGTCTGAACGTCGCGACGTCGTGCTCCTCGGTTCCACCGGTTCCATCGGTACTCAGGCGATCGACGTGGTGAACCGCAATCCCGATCTCTTCCGGGTGGTCGCCCTGGCCGCCGGTGGCGGCAACCTCGAGTTGCTGGCCACCCAGGCGGCGCAGCTGAGGGTGGCGGTCGTCGCGGTCGGGGACGCGTCGAAGCGCGCGGCCCTCGAGGATCTCCTGACCCATCACGCGGGGGCGGGACACGGCATCGAGGTACTGGCCGGGCCCGATGCTGCCGCGCAGGTCGCGGCGCGCCCGGGCGACGTGGTGCTGAACGGCATCACCGGAGCCATCGGCCTGGCCCCCACGCTCGCCGCGCTCGGCGCCGGCAGCACGCTGGCCCTGGCCAACAAGGAATCGCTGATCATCGGTGGCGAACTGGTGACGGGCGCGGCTGCTCCCGGCCAGATCGTGCCGGTCGACTCCGAGCACTCGGCGCTGGCCCAGGCCCTGCGCGGGGGGACGCCCGAGGAGGTGAAGCGGCTGGTGGTGACGGCCAGTGGCGGCCCGTTCCGGGGCCGGACCCGGGCCGATCTCGAGAGCGTCACGCCGGCCCAGGCCCTGAAGCACCCCACCTGGGACATGGGTCCCATGGTCACGACGAACTCGGCCACCCTGGTCAACAAGGGCCTCGAGGTGATCGAGGCGCACCTGCTGTTCGGCATCCCCTTCGACCGGATCGACGTGGTCGTGCACCCGCAGTCGATCGTGCACTCGATGGTCGAGTTCACCGACGGCTCCACCCTGGCCCAGTGCTCGCCCCCCGACATGCGCCTGCCCATCGCCCTCGGGATGGCCTGGCCGCACCGGGTTCCCGGGGCGATCGGCGGACTGGACTGGACCACCGCGAGCACCTGGGAGTTCTTCCCCCTCGACGACGAGGCCTTCCCGGGGGTGCGGCTGGCCCGTGCCGCGGGGGAGCAGGCAGGCACGTTCCCGGCCGTCTACAACGCCGCGAACGAGGAGTGCGTCTGGGCCTTCCACGACGGGCGCATCGGTTTCAACCAGATCCTCGACGTGGTCGGCGACGTTCTGGCCGACCACGCGCAGGAGGGTGACCTGACCATCGAGGCCGTGCTGGCCGCGGACACCTGGGCCCGGGAGCGCGCCCGGGAGCGCATGGCGAAGCTGACCTGA
- a CDS encoding GNAT family N-acetyltransferase yields MLRSALKVLARDDVEEALALCAQDPVANLFVAARLRALKGDPRRHGGEIWGWYESGAMRAACWSGANLVPVNANEQAVEAFAYRARRSGRQCSSIVGPAHMVLGLWQHLQASWGPARDIRANQPLMAMSTPPTVESDPLVRRSQMSELELLVPACVAMFTEEVGYSPVAADGGAVYRAQVSGLVASGRSFVRMDETDSGPVVVFKAELGSVVPEAVQVQGVWVNPRYRGQGVAAPAMASLVEIVQREVAPIVSLYVNGYNTRAIRAYERVGFQTVGTYATILF; encoded by the coding sequence GTGCTGCGCTCGGCGCTGAAGGTTCTGGCCAGGGACGACGTCGAAGAGGCCCTGGCCCTGTGTGCCCAGGACCCGGTCGCGAACCTCTTCGTGGCCGCCCGGCTGCGGGCCCTGAAGGGTGACCCGCGCCGGCACGGCGGCGAGATCTGGGGCTGGTACGAGTCCGGCGCCATGCGCGCCGCCTGCTGGTCGGGCGCGAACCTGGTGCCCGTCAACGCCAACGAGCAGGCCGTGGAGGCATTCGCCTACCGCGCCCGGCGCAGTGGCCGTCAGTGCTCCAGCATCGTCGGCCCCGCCCACATGGTGCTCGGACTGTGGCAGCACCTGCAGGCGTCGTGGGGTCCGGCCCGTGACATCCGCGCCAACCAGCCGCTGATGGCCATGTCCACCCCGCCCACGGTGGAGTCCGACCCCCTGGTGCGCCGCAGCCAGATGTCCGAGCTCGAGCTGCTCGTGCCGGCCTGTGTCGCGATGTTCACCGAGGAGGTCGGCTACTCCCCCGTCGCCGCCGACGGGGGCGCCGTCTACCGGGCCCAGGTCAGCGGCCTGGTCGCGTCAGGCCGTTCGTTCGTGCGCATGGACGAGACCGACTCCGGCCCCGTCGTCGTGTTCAAGGCGGAGCTCGGCTCGGTGGTGCCCGAGGCCGTACAGGTGCAGGGCGTGTGGGTGAACCCGCGCTACCGGGGCCAGGGCGTCGCCGCCCCGGCCATGGCCAGCCTGGTCGAGATCGTGCAGCGCGAGGTCGCCCCGATCGTGTCGCTGTACGTCAACGGCTACAACACCCGGGCCATCCGGGCCTACGAGCGAGTCGGGTTCCAGACGGTCGGCACCTACGCGACCATCCTGTTCTGA
- the ispG gene encoding flavodoxin-dependent (E)-4-hydroxy-3-methylbut-2-enyl-diphosphate synthase — translation MSVSLGIPTAPPPVLTPRRKSRKIQVGKVAVGGDAPVSVQSMTTTLTSDVNATLQQIAQLTAAGCDIVRVACPSQDDADALSAIARKSQIPVIADIHFQPKYVYAAIDAGCAAVRVNPGNIRQFDDQVKQIAKAAGDAGTSIRIGVNAGSLDKRLLAKYGKATPEALVESAVWEASLFEEHGFHDFKISVKHNDPVVMVRAYELLAERGDWPLHLGVTEAGPAFQGTIKSAVAFGHLLGNGIGDTIRVSLSAPPVEEVKVGIQILQSLNLRPRKLEIVSCPSCGRAQVDVYTLAEQVTAGLEGMEVPLRVAVMGCVVNGPGEAREADLGVASGNGKGQIFVRGEVVKTVPESKIVETLIEEAMRIAEEMGDDAPEGSPQVSVS, via the coding sequence ATGAGCGTCAGTCTGGGTATTCCAACCGCGCCGCCGCCCGTTCTCACCCCCCGCCGTAAATCCCGCAAGATCCAGGTCGGCAAGGTCGCGGTCGGCGGCGACGCACCGGTCTCGGTGCAGTCCATGACGACCACGCTGACCTCCGACGTGAACGCCACTCTGCAGCAGATTGCTCAGCTCACGGCGGCCGGGTGCGACATCGTGCGGGTCGCCTGCCCGAGCCAGGACGACGCCGACGCACTGTCGGCGATCGCCCGCAAGTCGCAGATCCCGGTGATCGCCGACATCCACTTCCAGCCGAAGTACGTGTACGCCGCGATCGACGCCGGCTGCGCCGCCGTCCGGGTGAACCCGGGCAACATCCGGCAGTTCGACGACCAGGTCAAGCAGATCGCCAAGGCCGCGGGCGACGCCGGCACGTCGATCCGGATCGGCGTCAACGCCGGTTCCCTCGACAAGCGCCTGCTCGCCAAGTACGGCAAGGCCACGCCCGAGGCGCTGGTCGAGTCGGCGGTGTGGGAGGCCTCGCTGTTCGAGGAGCACGGCTTCCACGACTTCAAGATCTCGGTCAAGCACAACGACCCGGTGGTCATGGTGCGCGCGTACGAGCTGCTCGCCGAGCGCGGTGACTGGCCCCTGCACCTGGGGGTCACCGAGGCGGGCCCGGCGTTCCAGGGCACGATCAAGTCGGCCGTCGCCTTCGGCCACCTGCTCGGCAACGGCATCGGCGACACGATCCGGGTGTCCCTCTCCGCCCCGCCGGTGGAGGAGGTCAAGGTCGGCATCCAGATCCTGCAGTCGCTGAACCTGCGCCCGCGCAAGCTCGAGATCGTCTCCTGCCCGTCGTGCGGTCGCGCCCAGGTCGACGTGTACACGCTGGCCGAACAGGTGACCGCCGGCCTCGAGGGCATGGAGGTGCCGCTGCGCGTCGCCGTGATGGGTTGCGTGGTGAACGGCCCGGGCGAGGCGCGTGAGGCCGATCTGGGAGTAGCCTCCGGCAACGGAAAGGGCCAGATCTTCGTCCGTGGTGAGGTCGTCAAGACCGTGCCCGAGTCGAAGATCGTCGAGACCCTGATCGAGGAAGCGATGCGCATCGCCGAGGAGATGGGCGATGATGCGCCGGAGGGCTCTCCCCAGGTGTCCGTCAGCTGA
- a CDS encoding site-2 protease family protein: protein MSYTIGVVLFALGLLISVCLHEAGHMLSAKLFGMRVTRYFAGFGPTVWSFRRGETEYGFKAVPLGGFVNIIGMAPGVEEPEAEETEAQGRAFWQKPLWQRTIVLAAGSMTHLVICILLLVPAFWLFGVPTAKALDQTPAVVGAVSQCVIPDYDVTSDGALRACTADDPKSPAALAGLEQGDRITRLGTSDIPSYAAFQKAVREQPTDQAVALTYVRDGQESTTQVTLVNTQRPPLGATDSSSLVATPTIGIQNQTEVYNDRYGFVDSVGQAFKTTGETLVSGVEAITRLPSKISSLWNALLGGERSPDDPVSVVGASRLGGEIVQTSGLQGGATFLSILAGLNVFLGLFNLLPLPPLDGGHIAVAWYEAARRKLALRRQRPDPGPVDREKLIPLTLAIIVIFGAFTLLTVSVDVVNPIRLQ from the coding sequence ATGAGTTACACGATCGGGGTGGTCCTGTTCGCGCTCGGCCTTCTCATCAGCGTCTGTCTGCACGAGGCCGGGCACATGCTCTCGGCGAAACTGTTCGGGATGCGGGTCACCCGCTACTTCGCCGGTTTCGGGCCCACGGTGTGGTCGTTCCGCCGGGGTGAGACGGAGTACGGCTTCAAGGCCGTGCCGCTGGGTGGGTTCGTGAACATTATCGGGATGGCGCCCGGTGTGGAGGAACCCGAGGCCGAGGAGACCGAGGCGCAGGGCCGGGCCTTCTGGCAGAAGCCGTTGTGGCAGCGCACGATCGTGCTCGCCGCCGGTTCCATGACCCATCTGGTCATCTGCATCCTGCTGCTGGTGCCGGCCTTCTGGCTCTTCGGGGTGCCGACCGCCAAGGCCCTGGACCAGACCCCGGCCGTGGTCGGAGCGGTCTCGCAGTGCGTGATCCCGGACTACGACGTCACCAGTGACGGCGCCCTGCGCGCCTGCACGGCCGACGACCCGAAGTCGCCCGCGGCTCTGGCCGGGCTGGAACAGGGCGACCGGATCACCCGGCTCGGCACCTCCGACATTCCCTCGTACGCGGCGTTCCAGAAGGCCGTGCGGGAGCAGCCGACCGACCAGGCCGTGGCGCTGACCTACGTGCGCGACGGTCAGGAGAGCACCACCCAGGTGACGTTGGTCAACACCCAGCGCCCGCCGCTGGGGGCCACCGACTCCAGCTCCCTGGTCGCCACCCCGACCATCGGCATCCAGAACCAGACCGAGGTCTACAACGACCGCTACGGCTTCGTGGACAGCGTCGGCCAGGCGTTCAAGACCACCGGGGAGACGCTGGTCAGCGGCGTCGAGGCGATCACCCGGCTGCCCAGCAAGATCAGCTCGTTGTGGAACGCCCTGCTCGGGGGCGAGCGCTCTCCCGACGACCCGGTGAGCGTGGTCGGCGCCAGTCGTCTGGGTGGGGAGATCGTGCAGACCAGCGGCCTGCAGGGCGGGGCCACCTTCCTGTCCATCCTGGCCGGGTTGAACGTCTTCCTGGGCTTGTTCAACCTGTTGCCGCTGCCCCCGCTCGACGGTGGTCACATCGCGGTGGCCTGGTACGAGGCGGCCCGCCGCAAGCTGGCGCTGCGTCGTCAACGTCCCGACCCGGGCCCGGTCGACCGGGAGAAGCTGATCCCGCTCACCCTGGCGATCATCGTGATCTTCGGTGCCTTCACGCTGCTCACGGTCTCCGTCGACGTGGTCAACCCGATCCGCCTGCAGTAG
- a CDS encoding helix-turn-helix transcriptional regulator: MSSTLGEFLRARREQTRPEDAGVRVTGVRRTPGLRREEVATLAGISADYYLRLEQGRDLNPSVQVLESVARVFRLDATATEYLLGLAGSRHQRHRPQREVVPTRVLQFLDAIGLPAFVEGRTFDVLAANPMATAVIPSLVPGRNRLRSVFLENDEWPLYEEGMPAFAGLVAALRTSAMDDPADPRLTELVAELSAGSDEFRRMWARHDVVPLGGGSFRLRHPVVGLLELSREKFPLTEAPGQILAVYHAERGSETARSLSLLGSLSAAPVE, translated from the coding sequence ATGTCCTCCACCCTCGGTGAGTTCCTCCGGGCGCGGCGCGAGCAGACCCGGCCGGAAGACGCCGGTGTGCGGGTGACCGGGGTGCGCCGCACCCCGGGCCTGCGCCGCGAGGAGGTGGCCACGCTCGCCGGGATCAGCGCCGACTACTACCTGCGACTGGAGCAGGGGCGCGACCTGAACCCGTCGGTGCAGGTGCTCGAGTCCGTGGCCCGGGTGTTCCGGCTCGACGCCACGGCCACGGAGTACCTGCTCGGGCTGGCCGGGTCCCGGCACCAGCGCCACCGGCCGCAGCGCGAGGTGGTGCCCACACGCGTCCTTCAATTTCTGGACGCCATCGGCCTGCCGGCCTTCGTGGAGGGCCGCACGTTCGACGTGCTGGCCGCGAACCCGATGGCCACCGCGGTGATCCCGAGCCTCGTCCCGGGGCGTAACCGGCTGCGGTCGGTGTTCCTGGAGAACGACGAGTGGCCGCTGTACGAGGAGGGGATGCCCGCGTTCGCCGGTCTGGTGGCCGCCCTGCGCACCTCGGCAATGGACGACCCGGCCGACCCCCGGCTGACGGAACTGGTCGCGGAGCTGTCGGCCGGCAGCGACGAGTTCCGCCGGATGTGGGCCCGGCACGACGTGGTTCCGCTGGGCGGCGGGTCGTTCCGGTTGCGTCATCCGGTGGTCGGCCTGCTCGAGCTCTCCCGGGAGAAGTTCCCGCTGACCGAGGCTCCGGGCCAGATCCTGGCGGTCTACCACGCCGAGCGCGGGTCGGAGACGGCCCGGTCCCTGTCCCTGCTGGGATCGCTCTCGGCCGCACCCGTGGAGTAA
- a CDS encoding proline--tRNA ligase, giving the protein MLLRMSSLFLRTLREDPADAEVPGHRLLVRAGYVRRAAPGIYSWLPLGYRTFRNVERIVREEMDAAGFQEVHFPALLPREPYEATNRWTEYGDNLFRLKDRRGNDFLLGPTHEEMFTLLVKDQYSSYKDLPVSLYQIQTKYRDEARARGGLLRGREFVMKDSYSFDIDDAGLAASYQRHRDAYIKTFERLGLDFEIVSATSGAMGGSRSEEFLHPTEIGEDTFVRCTTGHYAANSEAVITPAPAAIPLEGLPAAHVEDTPDTPTIDSLVTAANAMFPGRDFTAADTLKNVVVTLVHPTGEREPLVIGVPGDREVDTKRLEAAVAPAEIDAFEAADFAKHPGLVKGYIGPQALGTESETKIRFLLDPRVVEGSAWITGANQPGQHVFDLVAGRDFTADGFIEAANVVEGDACPVCAAEGGEGRLTLARGLEIGHIFQLGRKYADALGLKVLDQNGKLVTVTMGSYGIGVSRALAAIAEASWDEKGLCWPREVAPADVHLIAQGKAAKDTAVFEAAEKLSRELEAAGVRVLFDDRPKVSPGVKFKDADLIGVPSILVVGQKLADGVIEFIDRKSGDSQNVPVGEAVKHVVAAINE; this is encoded by the coding sequence GTGCTGCTTCGGATGTCGTCGTTGTTCCTGCGAACGCTTCGCGAGGACCCGGCGGACGCCGAGGTTCCGGGGCACCGCCTGCTGGTCCGCGCTGGCTACGTGCGCCGCGCGGCGCCCGGGATCTACTCGTGGCTGCCCCTGGGCTACCGCACCTTCCGCAACGTCGAGCGCATCGTCCGTGAGGAGATGGACGCCGCCGGCTTCCAGGAGGTGCACTTCCCGGCCCTGCTGCCCCGCGAGCCCTATGAGGCCACGAACCGCTGGACCGAGTACGGCGACAACCTGTTCCGCCTGAAAGACCGGCGGGGCAACGACTTCCTGCTCGGGCCCACGCACGAGGAGATGTTCACCCTCCTGGTGAAAGACCAGTACTCGTCGTACAAGGACCTGCCGGTCTCGCTCTACCAGATCCAGACCAAGTACCGCGACGAGGCGCGGGCCCGCGGCGGCCTGCTGCGCGGCCGCGAGTTCGTGATGAAAGACAGCTACTCGTTCGACATCGACGACGCCGGTCTCGCAGCCAGCTACCAGCGGCACCGTGACGCCTACATCAAGACGTTCGAGCGGCTCGGCCTGGACTTCGAGATCGTGTCGGCCACGTCCGGCGCGATGGGCGGCAGCCGCAGCGAGGAGTTCCTGCACCCCACCGAGATCGGTGAGGACACGTTCGTGCGCTGCACCACCGGGCACTACGCGGCCAACTCCGAGGCGGTCATCACGCCCGCGCCGGCCGCGATCCCCCTGGAGGGCCTGCCCGCCGCGCACGTCGAGGACACGCCCGACACCCCGACCATCGACTCGCTGGTCACCGCGGCCAACGCGATGTTCCCCGGCCGCGACTTCACCGCCGCCGACACCCTGAAGAACGTCGTCGTCACCCTGGTGCACCCCACCGGCGAGCGTGAGCCGCTGGTGATCGGGGTGCCCGGCGACCGTGAGGTGGACACCAAGCGTCTCGAGGCGGCGGTGGCCCCGGCCGAGATCGACGCGTTCGAGGCGGCCGATTTCGCGAAGCACCCCGGTCTGGTGAAGGGTTACATCGGCCCGCAGGCGCTGGGCACGGAGTCCGAGACGAAGATCCGCTTCTTGCTCGACCCCCGCGTGGTCGAGGGCAGCGCCTGGATCACCGGCGCCAACCAGCCCGGTCAGCACGTGTTCGACCTGGTCGCCGGCCGGGACTTCACCGCCGACGGCTTCATCGAGGCCGCGAACGTGGTCGAGGGCGACGCCTGCCCGGTCTGCGCCGCCGAGGGGGGCGAGGGTCGCCTCACGCTGGCCCGCGGCCTGGAGATCGGCCACATCTTCCAGCTCGGCCGCAAGTACGCCGACGCCCTCGGGCTGAAGGTGCTCGACCAGAACGGCAAGCTGGTCACGGTGACCATGGGGTCGTACGGCATCGGCGTCAGCCGGGCCCTGGCCGCGATCGCCGAGGCCTCCTGGGACGAGAAGGGCCTGTGCTGGCCCCGTGAGGTGGCCCCGGCCGACGTGCACCTGATCGCGCAGGGCAAGGCGGCCAAGGACACCGCGGTGTTCGAGGCGGCCGAGAAGCTGTCGCGGGAACTGGAGGCCGCGGGCGTCCGGGTGCTGTTCGACGACCGCCCCAAGGTCTCGCCCGGCGTCAAGTTCAAGGACGCCGACCTGATCGGGGTGCCCTCGATCCTGGTGGTGGGCCAGAAACTGGCCGACGGCGTGATCGAGTTCATCGACCGCAAGAGCGGCGACTCACAGAACGTGCCGGTCGGCGAGGCCGTGAAGCACGTGGTGGCAGCGATCAACGAGTAG
- a CDS encoding pilus assembly protein CpaE — protein MLDLALAQQLRKAGLAWNPLPGDRFVLPDRGMDDEVFVVSNMVVEVHDVPGGQVIGFNGTTEWALDSLEQQQVVWIPRETQLRELLAERFVSLESVTGGFAVTFSPNDGTTAREVDADVESAYARAVLAVLATQG, from the coding sequence ATGCTCGATCTGGCATTGGCACAGCAACTGCGGAAGGCCGGTCTGGCCTGGAACCCCCTGCCCGGAGACCGCTTCGTCCTGCCCGACCGGGGCATGGACGACGAGGTCTTCGTGGTCAGCAACATGGTCGTCGAGGTGCACGACGTGCCCGGCGGCCAGGTGATCGGCTTCAACGGCACCACCGAGTGGGCCCTGGACTCCCTCGAGCAGCAGCAGGTGGTCTGGATACCGCGTGAGACCCAGCTGCGGGAGCTGCTCGCGGAGCGCTTCGTGAGCCTGGAGAGCGTCACCGGAGGGTTCGCGGTGACATTCTCCCCGAACGACGGCACGACGGCGCGGGAAGTCGATGCGGACGTCGAATCGGCTTACGCGCGAGCTGTTCTCGCCGTTCTCGCGACGCAGGGGTGA
- a CDS encoding HAD family hydrolase — MAIDAVIFDWGGTLTPWHAIDLDRQWQVFAQVYAADHPDGGTELARRMRQAERDSWARLQESGASARLTELFEAAGVQTDHPGHDAARVAYEEFWEPHTYLDPDVPEVFAGLRDRGIRIGVLSNTIWSREYHRGLFARDGILHFIDGDVYSSEIPYVKPHPEAFGAALRAVGSPDPTACVYVGDRVYEDVHGAQRVGMRAVHVPHSDLPPDQQVPVEVTPDGTAHRLLDVLTLVDGWR; from the coding sequence GTGGCGATCGATGCCGTGATCTTCGACTGGGGCGGCACGCTGACCCCCTGGCACGCGATCGACCTGGACCGGCAGTGGCAGGTGTTCGCGCAGGTCTACGCCGCCGATCATCCTGACGGTGGCACGGAGCTCGCCCGGCGCATGCGCCAGGCCGAGCGGGACTCCTGGGCCCGGCTGCAGGAGAGTGGCGCCAGCGCTCGCCTTACCGAGCTGTTCGAGGCCGCCGGCGTGCAGACCGACCACCCGGGGCATGACGCCGCCCGGGTGGCCTACGAGGAGTTCTGGGAGCCGCACACCTATCTCGACCCGGACGTGCCCGAGGTCTTCGCCGGGCTGCGGGATCGCGGCATCCGGATCGGCGTGCTCTCCAACACCATCTGGTCGCGGGAGTACCACCGCGGCCTGTTTGCGCGCGACGGCATCCTGCACTTCATCGACGGTGACGTGTACTCGTCCGAGATCCCTTACGTGAAGCCGCATCCGGAAGCGTTCGGGGCGGCTCTGAGGGCTGTCGGATCACCCGACCCGACGGCGTGCGTCTATGTCGGCGACCGCGTCTACGAAGACGTGCACGGGGCCCAGCGGGTCGGGATGCGGGCCGTTCACGTGCCGCACAGCGACCTCCCGCCCGATCAGCAGGTGCCGGTCGAGGTGACTCCGGACGGCACGGCGCACCGGCTCCTCGACGTGCTCACCCTGGTGGACGGCTGGCGCTGA
- a CDS encoding ferritin-like domain-containing protein, whose amino-acid sequence MLSPNTGTPLAPPVSAPMPPAGRRAFLALGALALTSVGLTACSSASSAAGTTAAANTDAGPEAAAVARAVTTVTALYASASALASGTLPNGATLRIKGSTATLLTRTAEAHTAQLTELGSPVSGTASPTPGPTSSGTSDTSGADSPDALAKAEWSAARTLLGDAAGLSPAFAGLFYRLAASCAANADLLRSATGGKAFGELTVSTTDDAEPSPTGDGTPTASTSATPEPSGTSATASSSTLTTDESGALNRLLAGEHAAFYAYPLVVAHIDGARRDLADEIWEVHRQQRDELERLLLAANVDPVQGSAAYAVTTPTSAGQAADLAATVEQRLAGLAVDVIAVAQDDEVTTTGAGVLVDCTRRQAAWTKKPVADPGRS is encoded by the coding sequence GTGCTGAGCCCGAACACCGGAACGCCCCTTGCCCCACCCGTATCCGCGCCGATGCCACCGGCCGGTCGCAGGGCGTTCCTCGCTCTCGGTGCCCTGGCCCTGACGAGCGTGGGGCTCACTGCCTGTAGTTCCGCGAGTTCCGCGGCCGGCACCACGGCGGCAGCGAATACCGACGCCGGACCCGAGGCGGCCGCCGTCGCGCGGGCCGTGACGACCGTGACGGCGCTGTACGCCAGTGCCTCGGCGCTCGCCTCCGGCACGCTGCCGAACGGCGCGACCCTCCGGATCAAGGGCAGCACGGCGACCTTGCTCACCCGGACGGCCGAGGCGCACACGGCCCAGCTCACGGAGCTCGGCTCCCCGGTGTCCGGGACCGCCTCCCCCACCCCGGGGCCGACCTCGTCCGGCACTTCCGACACTTCCGGTGCAGATTCCCCCGACGCCCTGGCCAAGGCCGAATGGTCTGCGGCCCGAACACTTCTGGGTGACGCCGCCGGCCTGAGCCCGGCCTTCGCCGGGCTGTTCTACCGGCTCGCGGCCTCGTGCGCGGCCAACGCCGACCTGCTGCGCTCGGCCACCGGGGGCAAGGCCTTCGGTGAGCTCACGGTCTCCACGACCGACGACGCGGAACCCTCGCCCACCGGCGACGGGACCCCGACCGCCTCCACCTCCGCAACCCCCGAACCCTCGGGAACGAGCGCCACCGCGTCCTCCAGCACTCTCACCACCGACGAGAGCGGCGCCCTGAACCGTCTGCTGGCCGGAGAACACGCCGCGTTCTACGCGTACCCGCTGGTGGTGGCCCATATCGATGGTGCCCGGCGGGACCTGGCCGACGAGATCTGGGAGGTGCACCGGCAGCAGCGTGACGAGCTGGAGCGTCTGCTGCTGGCCGCGAACGTGGACCCGGTCCAGGGCAGTGCGGCCTACGCGGTGACCACCCCGACCAGTGCCGGCCAGGCCGCGGACCTGGCGGCGACGGTCGAGCAGCGTCTGGCCGGGCTGGCCGTGGACGTCATCGCCGTGGCGCAGGACGACGAGGTCACCACGACCGGCGCAGGGGTGCTGGTCGACTGCACCCGGCGCCAGGCGGCCTGGACGAAGAAGCCGGTCGCCGACCCGGGCCGCAGCTGA